Proteins encoded together in one Bacilli bacterium window:
- a CDS encoding DUF2269 family protein produces the protein MNVWLFLHLAGVVLFAGNIVTAAFWKVRADLRKNPAVIHHTVKNVMLADFVFTLPGLILIVISGIVMAIRAGVSMHGFNWLTLSLVLLAITGVVWLTILIPLQQAMIRHSAAFIKSGSLPDAYIKASRLWAVFGMIATLLPAVILYLMIAKNF, from the coding sequence ATGAATGTATGGTTGTTTCTTCATCTGGCGGGCGTCGTATTATTTGCAGGAAATATAGTTACGGCGGCTTTTTGGAAAGTTCGGGCGGATTTGCGGAAAAACCCAGCCGTCATTCATCACACGGTAAAAAACGTGATGCTGGCCGATTTTGTGTTCACGCTTCCCGGACTCATTCTTATCGTCATTTCCGGTATCGTCATGGCTATTCGAGCGGGAGTATCCATGCATGGGTTCAATTGGCTCACACTATCGCTCGTATTATTGGCTATTACAGGCGTTGTCTGGCTAACGATTCTCATTCCTTTGCAGCAGGCCATGATTCGCCATAGCGCTGCTTTCATCAAGAGCGGCAGCCTTCCTGATGCGTATATTAAAGCGTCGCGTTTATGGGCTGTTTTTGGCATGATTGCCACTTTGCTGCCGGCTGTGATTCTTTACCTCATGATTGCGAAAAACTTCTAG